In one window of Juglans regia cultivar Chandler chromosome 3, Walnut 2.0, whole genome shotgun sequence DNA:
- the LOC109006917 gene encoding WRKY transcription factor 28-like, with translation MSDESKDQLYFHEYLFQDNQNLASGSSSTGSYNHKPPASIAAASSAYSSQGFDPSNYMSFTECLQTPMDYNSMASAFGLSPSSSEVFASMESNPKPMEVGDLGGGGSDIILVTPNSSISSSSTEVGAEEDSGKSSKDKQPKETEVGGESSKKVSKAKKKGDKKQREPRFAFMTKSEVDHLEDGYRWRKYGQKAVKNSPFPRSYYRCTTQKCTVKKRVERSFQDPSTVITTYEGQHNHPIPATLRGNAAAMFPPSMFTPPIGGRPTFIPQDFFAQMPQIMSSSTSQAGGGTAPGSINYSQINPNYPHHQQYQLPDYGLLQDIIPSMFLKQEP, from the exons ATGTCTGATGAATCTAAAGATCAGCTTTACTTCCATGAATATCTGTTCCAAGATAATCAGAATCTTGCCAGTGGAAGTAGTAGTACTGGCTCGTACAATCACAAGCCTCCAGCTTCCATTGCTGCTGCTTCATCTGCTTACAGTTCGCAGGGTTTTGATCCTTCTAATTACATGAGCTTCACCGAGTGTTTGCAAACACCCATGGACTATAATTCCATGGCAAGCGCCTTCGGTTTGTCGCCTTCTTCCTCCGAAGTGTTTGCTTCAATGGAAAGCAACCCAAAGCCGATGGAAGTTGGAGATTTAGGTGGTGGTGGTAGTGATATTATTCTTGTGACTCCAAACTCCTCgatctcttcctcctccactgAGGTTGGTGCCGAAGAAGATTCAGGCAAGAGTAGCAAAGATAAGCAGCCAAAAGAAACAGAAGTTGGAGGGGAAAGCTCTAAGAAAGT GagcaaagcaaagaagaaaggaGATAAGAAACAAAGGGAGCCACGGTTCGCCTTTATGACAAAGAGTGAGGTTGATCATCTGGAAGATGGATATAGATGGAGAAAGTATGGACAGAAGGCTGTCAAGAATAGCCCTTTTCCAAG GAGCTATTACCGGTGTACCACTCAGAAGTGCACGGTTAAGAAACGCGTTGAGAGGTCATTCCAAGATCCATCCACCGTGATTACGACATACGAAGGTCAGCACAACCACCCAATCCCCGCAACGCTTAGAGGAAATGCGGCTGCAATGTTCCCACCTTCCATGTTCACACCGCCGATAGGGGGACGACCAACCTTTATTCCCCAAGACTTTTTTGCTCAGATGCCTCAAATTATGAGCAGTAGTACAAGCCAAGCTGGTGGGGGTACTGCACCCGGCTCCATTAATTACTCGCAGATTAATCCTAATTACCCTCATCACCAGCAGTACCAACTTCCTGACTACGGACTTTTGCAAGACATTATTCCTTCTATGTTCCTTAAACAAGAGCCATGA